A stretch of Tenrec ecaudatus isolate mTenEca1 chromosome 2, mTenEca1.hap1, whole genome shotgun sequence DNA encodes these proteins:
- the GRM6 gene encoding metabotropic glutamate receptor 6: MARCPRAPRPLLRALLLSAAWLWLWPAARAAPAGSVRLAGGLTLGGLFPVHARGAAGQACGPLKKEQGVHRLEAMLYALDRVNADPALLPGVRLGARLLDTCSRDTYALEQALTFVQALIRGRGDGDEASARCPGGAPPLRAAPPERVVAVVGASASSVSIMVANVLRLFAIPQISYASTAPELSDPTRYDFFSRVVPPDSYQAQAMVDIVRALGWNYVSTLASEGNYGESGVEAFVQISREAGGVCIAQSIKIPREPKPGEFNKVIKRLMETPNARGIIIFANEDDIRRILEAARQANLTGHFLWVGSDSWGSKTAPILNLEDVAMGAITILPKRASIDGFDQYFTTRSLENNRRNIWFAEFWEENFNCKLTSSGTQPDDSPRKCTGEERIGRDSTYEQEGKVQFVIDAVYAIAHALHSMHQALCPGHTGLCPAMEPTDGRTLLQYIRAVRFNGSAGTPVMFNENGDAPGRYDIFQYQAANGSVDSGGYQAVGQWAEILRLDVEALQWLGDSLEVPPSQCSLPCGPGERKKMVKGVPCCWHCEACDGYRFQVDEFTCEACPRDMRPTSNHTGCRPTPVVSLTWASPWAAPPLLLAVLGIMATTTVVVTFVLHNNTPIVRASGRELSYVLLTGIFLIYAITFLLIAEPGAAICAARRLFLGLGTTLSYSALLTKTNRIYRIFEQGKRSVTPPPFISPTSQLVITFSLTSVQVLGVVAWMGAQPPHSVIDYEEQRTVDPEQARGVLKCDMSDLSLIGCLCYSLVLMVTCTVYAIKARGVPETFNEAKPIGFTMYTTCIIWLAFVPIFFGTAQSAEKIYIQTTTLTVSLSLSASVSLGMLYVPKTYVILFHPEQNVQKRKRSLKATSTIAAPPKSEGTEDK; this comes from the exons ATGGCCCGGTGCCCGCGCGCCCCGCGCCCGCTGCTGCGGGCGCTGCTGCTGAGCGCGgcgtggctgtggctgtggccgGCGGCGCGGGCGGCCCCGGCGGGCTCCGTGCGCCTGGCGGGCGGCCTCACGCTGGGCGGCCTCTTCCCGGTGCACGCGCGCGGCGCGGCGGGGCAGGCGTGCGGGCCGCTCAAGAAGGAGCAGGGCGTGCACCGGCTGGAGGCCATGCTGTACGCGCTGGACCGCGTCAACGCCGACCCCGCGCTACTGCCCGGCGTGCGCCTGGGCGCGCGGCTGCTGGACACCTGCTCTCGGGACACGTACGCGCTGGAGCAGGCGCTCACCTTTGTGCAGGCGCTGATCCGCGGCCGCGGCGACGGCGACGAGGCCAGCGCGCGCTGCCCTGGGGGCGCCCCTCCGCTGCGCGCCGCGCCCCCCGAGCGCGTCGTGGCCGTGGTGGGCGCTTCGGCCAGCTCAGTCTCCATCATGGTCGCCAACGTGCTGCGCCTGTTTGCG ATCCCCCAGATCAGCTATGCCTCCACAGCCCCAGAGCTCAGCGATCCCACACGCTATGACTTCTTCTCCCGCGTGGTGCCACCAGACTCCTACCAGGCCCAGGCCATGGTGGACATTGTGCGAGCCCTCGGATGGAACTACGTGTCCACACTGGCCTCTGAGGGCAACTATGGCGAGAGTGGGGTTGAGGCCTTTGTGCAGATCTCCCGGGAGGCTG GGGGCGTCTGTATTGCACAATCCATCAAGATCCCCAGGGAACCAAAGCCTGGAGAATTCAACAAGGTGATCAAGCGACTTATGGAGACACCTAATGCCCGTGGCATCATCATCTTTGCCAACGAGGATGACATCAG GAGGATCCTGGAGGCTGCGCGCCAGGCCAACCTGACAGGCCACTTCCTGTGGGTGGGCTCAGACAGCTGGGGATCCAAGACTGCACCCATCCTGAACCTAGAAGACGTGGCCATGGGGGCCATCACCATCCTGCCCAAAAGGGCTTCTATTGACG GGTTTGACCAGTACTTCACGACCCGATCTCTGGAGAACAACCGCCGCAACATCTGGTTCGCTGAGTTCTGGGAAGAAAATTTTAACTGCAAACTGACCAGCTCAGGTACCCAGCCAGATGATTCCCCTCGTAAGTGCACAG GCGAAGAACGAATTGGCCGGGACTCCACCTAcgagcaggaggggaaggtgcaGTTTGTGATTGATGCTGTGTACGCCATTGCCCACGCCCTCCACAGCATGCACCAGGCACTTTGCCCTGGGCACACAGGCCTGTGTCCAGCCATGGAGCCCACTGACGGGAGGACACTGCTGCAGTATATTCGAGCCGTCCGCTTCAACG GTAGTGCGGGCACCCCCGTGATGTTCAACGAGAATGGAGATGCGCCCGGGCGCTATGACATCTTCCAGTACCAGGCGGCCAATGGCAGCGTGGACAGTGGCGGGTACCAGGCTGTGGGTCAGTGGGCAGAGATCCTCAGGCTGGAT GTGGAAGCGCTTCAATGGTTAGGCGACTCTCTCGAAGTGCCCCCATCTCAGTGTAGCCTCCCCTGTGGGCCAGGTGAGAGGAAAAAGATGGTGAAGGGCGTCCCCTGCTGCTGGCACTGCGAGGCCTGTGACGGGTACCGCTTCCAGGTAGATGAGTTCACGTGTGAGGCCTGCCCTAGGGACATGAGGCCCACTTCCAACCACACGGGCTGCCGCCCCACGCCTGTGGTGAGCCTCACCTGGGCCTCCCCTTGGGcagctcctcccctcctcctggcCGTGTTGGGCATCATGGCAACGACCACGGTGGTGGTCACCTTTGTGCTGCACAACAACACGCCCATCGTGCGGGCGTCTGGCCGGGAGCTCAGCTATGTGCTGCTCACGGGTATCTTCCTTATCTATGCCATCACCTTCCTCCTCATCGCAGAGCCCGGGGCCGCCATTTGTGCTGCCCGAAGGCTCTTCCTTGGCCTTGGCACCACCCTCAGCTACTCTGCCTTGCTCACCAAGACCAACCGCATCTACCGGATCTTCGAGCAGGGAAAGCGCTCGGTCACACCCCCACCCTTCATCAGCCCCACGTCGCAGCTTGTCATTACCTTCAGCCTCACATCTGTGCAG GTGCTGGGAGTGGTGGCGTGGATGGGGGCCCAGCCTCCACACAGTGTGATCGACTATGAAGAGCAGCGGACAGTGGATCCAGAGCAGGCCCGAGGGGTGCTCAAGTGTGACATGTCCGATCTCTCCCTCATCGGCTGCCTGTGCTACAGCCTTGTTCTCATGGTTACGTGCACGGTGTATGCCATCAAGGCCCGTGGTGTGCCAGAGACCTTCAACGAGGCCAAACCCATCGGCTTCACCATGTACACCACCTGCATCATCTGGCTGGCTTTTGTGCCTATATTCTTTGGCACTGCCCAATCAGCTGAAAAG ATCTACATCCAGACAACTACACTGACTGTGTCCTTGAGCCTCAGTGCATCAGTGTCCCTTGGCATGCTCTACGTCCCGAAAACCTACGTCATCCTCTTTCACCCAGAACAGAATGTGCAGAAGCGGAAGCGAAGCctcaaagcaacctccacaattGCAGCCCCGCCTAAAAGCGAGGGCACGGAGGACAAGTAG
- the ZNF454 gene encoding zinc finger protein 454 isoform X2, whose protein sequence is MRKGEAWMLEDPSARSCLDWTTMLVSKKSTFKADIPDEELDPWKIKERFTRECHLKCDRLLEEKHRGEAINFQQIVITHQKTLCEVGAQEHNESGKDCTMSSSFIQSQSNKKKFECFECGKIFSNNSTLKKHSKIHTEKPDTNLKTRIKEKRYECRECGKAFHQSTHLIHHQRIHTGEKPYECKECGKAFSVSSSLTYHQKIHTGEKPFECNLCGKAFIRSIHLSHHYRIHTGEKPFKCNICEKAFVCRAHLTKHQNIHSGEKPYKCHECGKAFNQSTSFLQHQRIHTGEKPFECNECGKAFRVNSSLTEHQRIHTGEKPYKCSECGKAFRDNSSFARHRKIHTGEKPYRCGLCEKAFRDQSALAQHQRIHTGEKPYTCNICEKAFSDHSALAQHKRIHTREKPYKCKICEKAFIRSTHLTQHQRIHTGEKPYKCDTCGKAFNQTANLIQHQRHHIGENGRNAFSIEKL, encoded by the coding sequence ACTGGACAACTATGCTTGTGAGTAAGAAATCTACATTCAAGGCAGATATTCCTGATGAAGAATTGGATCCGTGGAAGATAAAGGAAAGATTCACTAGGGAGTGTCATTTGAAATGTGATAGACTATTAGAAGAGAAACACAGAGGTGAGGCGATAAATTTCCAGCAAATAGTAATTACTCACCAGAAAACACTGTGTGAGGTTGGTGCCCAGGAGCATAATGAATCTGGGAAGGACTGTACCATGAGTTCATCTTTTATTCAAAGTCAGTCTAACAAAAAAAAATTTGAGTGTTTTGAGTGTGGGAAAATCTTCTCTAATAATTCAACCCTTAAAAAACACTCGAAAATTCATACTGAAAAACCAGATACAAATCTGAAAACACGTATCAAAGAGAAACGATATGAATGTagagaatgtgggaaagcctttcacCAGAGTACACACCTTATTCATCACCAAAGAATTCACACTGGGGAaaaaccttatgaatgtaaggaatgtggcaaagccttttcaGTGAGTTCCTCACTTACTTATCATCAgaaaattcatactggagagaaaccttttGAATGCAActtatgtggaaaagcttttatccgaAGTATACACCTTTCCCATCATTATAGAatacatactggagagaaacctttcAAATGTAATATATGTGAAAAAGCTTTTGTCTGTAGGGCACATCTTACCAAACACCAGAAtattcatagtggagagaaaccctataaatgtcatgaatgtgggaaagccttcaatCAGAGCAcaagttttcttcagcatcagagaattcatactggagagaaaccttttGAATGTAATGAGTGTGGGAAGGCTTTCAGGGTGAATTCTTCACTTACTGAACATCAGAGAAtccatactggagagaagcctTACAAGTGTAGTGAGTGTGGGAAAGCTTTCAGGGATAATTCGTCCTTTGCTCGACATCGgaaaattcatactggagagaagccaTACAGATGTGGTTTGTGTGAGAAGGCCTTCAGGGACCAATCAGCCCTTGCCCAACATCAAAGAATTCATACTGGGGAAAAGCCTTATACATGTAATATTTGTGAGAAGGCCTTCAGTGACCATTCCGCTCTTGCTCAACATAAAAGAATTCATACTAGAGAAAAACCTTACAAGTGTAAAATCTGTGAGAAAGCCTTTATTCGCAGCACACACCTTACTCAACATCAAAGGATCCATACAGGAGAGAAGCCCTATAAATGTGATacatgtgggaaagccttcaacCAGACTGCAAACCTCATTCAACATCAGAGACATCATATTGGAGAAAATGGCAGGAATGCATTTTCTATAGAAAAGCTTTGA
- the ZNF454 gene encoding zinc finger protein 454 isoform X3, which yields MLVSKKSTFKADIPDEELDPWKIKERFTRECHLKCDRLLEEKHRGEAINFQQIVITHQKTLCEVGAQEHNESGKDCTMSSSFIQSQSNKKKFECFECGKIFSNNSTLKKHSKIHTEKPDTNLKTRIKEKRYECRECGKAFHQSTHLIHHQRIHTGEKPYECKECGKAFSVSSSLTYHQKIHTGEKPFECNLCGKAFIRSIHLSHHYRIHTGEKPFKCNICEKAFVCRAHLTKHQNIHSGEKPYKCHECGKAFNQSTSFLQHQRIHTGEKPFECNECGKAFRVNSSLTEHQRIHTGEKPYKCSECGKAFRDNSSFARHRKIHTGEKPYRCGLCEKAFRDQSALAQHQRIHTGEKPYTCNICEKAFSDHSALAQHKRIHTREKPYKCKICEKAFIRSTHLTQHQRIHTGEKPYKCDTCGKAFNQTANLIQHQRHHIGENGRNAFSIEKL from the coding sequence ATGCTTGTGAGTAAGAAATCTACATTCAAGGCAGATATTCCTGATGAAGAATTGGATCCGTGGAAGATAAAGGAAAGATTCACTAGGGAGTGTCATTTGAAATGTGATAGACTATTAGAAGAGAAACACAGAGGTGAGGCGATAAATTTCCAGCAAATAGTAATTACTCACCAGAAAACACTGTGTGAGGTTGGTGCCCAGGAGCATAATGAATCTGGGAAGGACTGTACCATGAGTTCATCTTTTATTCAAAGTCAGTCTAACAAAAAAAAATTTGAGTGTTTTGAGTGTGGGAAAATCTTCTCTAATAATTCAACCCTTAAAAAACACTCGAAAATTCATACTGAAAAACCAGATACAAATCTGAAAACACGTATCAAAGAGAAACGATATGAATGTagagaatgtgggaaagcctttcacCAGAGTACACACCTTATTCATCACCAAAGAATTCACACTGGGGAaaaaccttatgaatgtaaggaatgtggcaaagccttttcaGTGAGTTCCTCACTTACTTATCATCAgaaaattcatactggagagaaaccttttGAATGCAActtatgtggaaaagcttttatccgaAGTATACACCTTTCCCATCATTATAGAatacatactggagagaaacctttcAAATGTAATATATGTGAAAAAGCTTTTGTCTGTAGGGCACATCTTACCAAACACCAGAAtattcatagtggagagaaaccctataaatgtcatgaatgtgggaaagccttcaatCAGAGCAcaagttttcttcagcatcagagaattcatactggagagaaaccttttGAATGTAATGAGTGTGGGAAGGCTTTCAGGGTGAATTCTTCACTTACTGAACATCAGAGAAtccatactggagagaagcctTACAAGTGTAGTGAGTGTGGGAAAGCTTTCAGGGATAATTCGTCCTTTGCTCGACATCGgaaaattcatactggagagaagccaTACAGATGTGGTTTGTGTGAGAAGGCCTTCAGGGACCAATCAGCCCTTGCCCAACATCAAAGAATTCATACTGGGGAAAAGCCTTATACATGTAATATTTGTGAGAAGGCCTTCAGTGACCATTCCGCTCTTGCTCAACATAAAAGAATTCATACTAGAGAAAAACCTTACAAGTGTAAAATCTGTGAGAAAGCCTTTATTCGCAGCACACACCTTACTCAACATCAAAGGATCCATACAGGAGAGAAGCCCTATAAATGTGATacatgtgggaaagccttcaacCAGACTGCAAACCTCATTCAACATCAGAGACATCATATTGGAGAAAATGGCAGGAATGCATTTTCTATAGAAAAGCTTTGA